One genomic window of Nicotiana sylvestris chromosome 10, ASM39365v2, whole genome shotgun sequence includes the following:
- the LOC104238887 gene encoding uncharacterized WD repeat-containing protein C2A9.03-like yields the protein MAYQRVDRLDYMSLDEEMADSMDEFEEVFYRDDTNLDDFELVTEGTDTSAAQARKGKDIQGIPWDRLNITRQSYRLTRLEQYRNYENIPLSGEAVDKECKQVKKGGNYYEFFYNTRLVKPTILHFQLRNLVWATSKHDVYLISNYSLMHWSSISQNLSEVLDFSGHIAPSEKHAGSLLEGLTQTQISTMAVKNRFMVAGGFQGELICKCLDKPGISFCARTTYEENAITNAVEIYESTSGGLHFLAANNDSGVREYDMEKFQLMNHFQFPWPVNHTSMSPDSKILTVVGDDLNGLLVDSCNGKTIGSIVGHLDYSFASAWHPDGRTFATGNQDKTCRIWDLRNLSSPTAVLKGNMGAVRSLRYSSDGRFLVVAEPADFVHIYNTDADYQKRQEIDMFGEISGVSLSPDDESLYIGIWDRTYASLLQYNRRHSSEYVDLFT from the exons ATGGCTTACCAAAGGGTTGACCGATTGGATTACATGAGTCTTGACGAAGAGATGGCAGATTCAATGGATGAATTTGAAGAGGTATTCTACCGCGACGATACAAATCTTGATGACTTTGAGCTG GTAACAGAAGGGACTGATACATCTGCTGCACAAGCAAGGAAAGGGAAAGATATACAAGGTATTCCATGGGATAGATTGAATATAACCAGGCAAAGCTACAGATTGACAAGGCTCGAACAATACAGAAATTATGAAAACATACCTTTGTCGGGAGAAGCTGTAGATAAG GAATGTAAGCAGGTTAAAAAGGGTGGCAACTACTATGAATTCTTTTACAATACAAGATTGGTGAAGCCTACCATACTTCATTTTCAG CTAAGAAACTTGGTGTGGGCTACATCAAAACATGACGTGTATCTTATTTCGAACTACTCACTTATGCACTGGTCATCCATTTCCCAAAACCTATCAGAAGTCCTCGATTTCTCTGGACACATAGCGCCGTCAGAG AAACATGCAGGAAGTTTGTTAGAAGGTCTAACACAAACCCAGATCAGCACAATGGCAGTGAAGAATCGGTTTATGGTTGCTGGGGGCTTCCAAGGAGAACTCATTTGTAAG TGTTTGGATAAGCCAGGTATAAGCTTCTGTGCAAGGACTACTTATGAGGAGAATGCTATCACAAACGCTGTTGAGATATACGAAAGCACGAG TGGTGGGCTTCATTTTTTGGCAGCCAATAATGATTCTGGTGTGAGAGAGTATGACATGGAAAAATTTCAGCTTATGAACCACTTCCAGTTCCCGTGGCCAGTGAAT CATACTTCAATGAGCCCAGATAGCAAGATTCTTACTGTTGTCGGGGATGATCTCAATGGTTTACTTGTTGACTCCTGCAACGGAAAG ACGATTGGTTCAATTGTTGGTCATCTAGACTACTCTTTTGCTTCTGCATGGCACCCAGATGGCCGTACCTTTGCCACTGGGAATCAAGATAAAACTTGCCGAATTTGGGACTTGAGAAACCTGTCCTCGCCTACAGCAGTGCTGAAGGGAAACATGGGTGCTGTCCGATCTCTTCGTTACTCATCAGATGGGCGGTTCTTGGTGGTGGCTGAACCTGCAGATTTTGTCCATATTTATAATACTGACGCGGATTACCAGAAACGTCAAGAAATTGACATGTTTGGTGAGATATCTGGGGTATCTCTGAGTCCAGATGATGAGTCTCTTTACATCGGAATCTGGGATCGAACATATGCAAGCTTGCTACAATACAACAGAAGGCATTCTTCTGAATATGTTGATTTGTTCACATAA
- the LOC104238886 gene encoding eukaryotic translation initiation factor 3 subunit H, translated as MSNAIPRSFLQVAAKEEEAAPPLRVVQIEGLVILKIIKHCKEFSPALVTGQLLGLDVGSVLEVTNCFPFPVREEDEELEAEGANYQLEMMRCLREVNIDNNTVGWYQSTLFGSFQTVELIETFMNYQENIKRCVCIVYDPSRSDQGVLALKALKLSDSFMELYKSNTFTGEKLREKNLSWVDIFEEIPIKVSNSALISAFMTELEPDTPVTQCDYERLQLSTNPYLERNVEFLVECMDDLSMEQQKFQFYYRNLSRQQAQQQAWLQKRRAENMSRKAAGEEPLPEEDPSNPVFKPIPEPSRLESFLITNQIANYCNQINGIAGQSFSRLYLMKALHEN; from the exons ATGTCAAACG CAATACCGAGGTCATTTTTGCAAGTTGCAgctaaagaagaagaagctgCACCGCCGCTGAGAGTTGTTCAGATTGAAGGACTG GTCATTCTGAAGATAATAAAGCATTGTAAGGAGTTTTCCCCAGCTTTGGTCACTGGACAACTTCTTGGATTGGATGTTGGAAGTGTTCTAGAAGTCACTAACTGTTTTCCATTTCCG GTTCGTGAAGAAGATGAGGAGCTCGAGGCTGAAGGTGCTAATTATCAGCTTGAAATGATGAGATGCCTGAGGGAGGTTAATATTGACAATAACACCGTTGGTTG GTATCAATCAACTTTATTTGGCTCTTTTCAAACTGTGGAATTGATAGAGACTTTCATGAATTACCAG GAGAATATTAAACGTTGTGTTTGCATTGTCTATGATCCATCAAGATCCGACCAAGGCGTCTTAGCATTGAAGGCCTTGAAGCTTTCCGATTCTTTCATGGAACTCTACAAGAGTAACACCTTTACTGGAGAGAA GTTGAGGGAAAAGAATCTTTCATGGGTCGACATCTTTGAAGAGATACCG ATTAAAGTTTCAAACTCAGCTCTCATAAGCGCCTTCATGACTGAACTGGAACCTGATACACCTGTAACTCAG TGTGATTATGAGCGCCTACAGTTGTCAACCAATCCATATTTGGAAAGGAACGTGGAATTTTTGGTTGAGTGCATGGATGACTTGTCAATGGAACAGCAAAAG TTCCAATTTTATTATCGGAACCTTTCCCGTCAACAAGCTCAGCAGCAAGCTTGGCTTCAAAAGAGAAG GGCTGAGAACATGTCACGCAAAGCTGCTGGAGAAGAGCCGCTACCGGAGGAAGATCCTTCTAATCCCGTCTTTAAGCCAATCCCAGAACCCTCACGATTGGAAAGCTTTCTCATAACTAATCAAATAGCAAACTATTGCAACCAGATTAATGG TATTGCTGGACAGAGCTTCAGTAGACTATATCTCATGAAGGCTCTTCACGAGAACTGA